Proteins encoded by one window of Engraulis encrasicolus isolate BLACKSEA-1 chromosome 23, IST_EnEncr_1.0, whole genome shotgun sequence:
- the LOC134439551 gene encoding protocadherin alpha-3-like yields MEQRGRRSWLQSLQWLVFCFVFLFRSESLGQIRYSISEEQEDGAVVGNIAKDLGVDLRTMKERQFRIVSSSGESPFRVDENNGMLHVDGKIDREQVCDRSSVCLINLKTVLENPLEIHYVEVEIVDINDHAPTFIESERRLEISESAQRGARFQLQQARDPDGGVNSVQQYKLSDNDHFRLEVKDRGKDGKIPILVLQKSLDRETSPVYKLVLTAIDGGKPPKSSTVNIFVDVLDVNDNAPLFTEDVYSVTLQENAPVGTTVVQVNATDLDEGSNGEVIYSFGNEVTSKLRDLFHLNSVSGEITVKGHIDFEENSVYELDIQASDKAIAPLTTDKPVTIKIIDVNDNTPEIEVTSFSKAIQEDSRPGTTVALISVTDVDSGVNGKVVCSVKDDLPFKLMPSVKHNMYALVTSSLLDREAVSQYDVPLTATDSGSPLLSSMKTITVTVADVNDNSPVFSLNPYTFYVAENNVPGEAMFSITASDRDVDENGIIRYQICRQCEEESKYTSFLNINAESGEVYALKSFDYETVKTFQFHVLARDDGKPPRGSNVTVHVYVLDQNDNPPVILYPVSSNGSYEGTEELARNVNMGHFVAKVRAFDQDVGYNGWLLYSIHQMTDHTLFGLDRYTGQIRTLRALTETDEPEHKLVILVKDNGNISLSATATLTIKLVEPKEAFAASDVQGPASTGEENDVTFYLIITLGSVSTLFIISIIVLVVMQCSKSPDYGSKYLQDTNYDGTLCHSIQYRSGDKRYMLVGPRMSIGSTLAPGSNANTLMLPDRRRVSGEVRSF; encoded by the coding sequence ATGGAACAACGAGGTCGTCGGTCGTGGCTTCAGTCATTGCAGTGGCTTGTCTTTTGTTTCGTCTTTTTGTTCCGGAGTGAGTCTTTGGGTCAAATTCGATATTCAATTTCTGAGGAACAAGAGGATGGCGCAGTCGTGGGGAACATAGCAAAGGATTTAGGAGTGGACCTGAGGACAATGAAGGAGAGGCAATTTCGCATCGTGTCGAGCTCGGGGGAATCTCCTTTCCGAGTGGACGAGAACAACGGGATGCTGCATGTGGATGGGAAAATAGACAGAGAGCAGGTTTGCGACCGAAGCAGcgtgtgtttgataaacctgaaAACCGTTTTGGAAAATCCTCTCGAGATCCATTATGTCGAGGTAGAGATTGTAGACATTAATGACCATGCGCCCACTTTTATAGAATCCGAGAGACGTTTAGAGATATCAGAGTCTGCACAACGTGGGGCGCGTTTCCAGCTTCAGCAAGCTCGTGATCCAGACGGTGGTGTCAATTCTGTTCAGCAGTACAAACTCAGCGATAATGATCACTTTCGTTTAGAGGTGAAAGACCGTGGCAAAGATGGTAAAATCCCAATTCTTGTCTTACAAAAGTCGTTGGACAGAGAGACCAGCCCCGTGTATAAGCTCGTACTTACTGCTATAGATGGGGGTAAACCACCAAAGTCCAGTACTGTTAACATATTCGTCGATGTACTTGATGTAAATGATAACGCACCCTTATTCACAGAGGATGTATATTCAGTGACATTACAAGAAAATGCACCTGTAGGAACCACGGTGGTACAAGTCAATGCCACTGATTTGGATGAAGGTTCAAATGGAGAGGTTATCTACTCATTTGGAAATGAGGTGACCAGCAAATTACGCGACCTTTTTCATTTAAACTCAGTTAGTGGAGAAATAACTGTAAAGGGGCATATTGACTTTGAGGAAAATTCTGTATATGAGCTAGATATACAGGCGTCAGATAAAGCAATAGCACCTTTAACGACAGATAAACCTGTCACCATAAAGATTATTGACGTCAATGACAACACACCTGAGATTGAGGTGACGTCTTTTTCAAAAGCTATCCAAGAGGATTCTAGGCCTGGAACAACGGTTGCACTTATTAGTGTCACCGATGTAGATTCTGGTGTTAATGGCAAAGTGGTTTGTTCTGTAAAAGATGATTTGCCTTTCAAATTAATGCCATCCGTAAAACACAACATGTATGCTTTAGTCACGTCATCCCTTTTGGATAGAGAAGCTGTGTCCCAATATGATGTTCCTTTAACTGCCACAGATTCTGGCAGCCCTTTATTGTCATCCATGAAAACAATAACAGTGACTGTGGCTGATGTGAATGATAACAGTCCTGTATTTTCCTTAAATCCATACACGTTTTACGTGGCGGAAAACAACGTTCCAGGAGAAGCCATGTTTTCCATCACTGCCTCTGATAGAGATGTAGATGAAAATGGAATCATTCGCTATCAGATATGCCGCCAGTGTGAGGAAGAAAGCAAATACACCTCCTTTTTGAATATCAATGCTGAAAGTGGAGAAGTTTACGCACTTAAAAGCTTTGACTATGAAACTGTGAAAACTTTCCAGTTCCACGTGTTGGCAAGGGATGATGGAAAGCCACCTCGCGGGAGCAATGTAACAGTGCACGTGTACGTTTTAGATCAAAATGACAACCCGCCTGTCATTCTGTATCCTGTCAGCTCAAACGGGTCCTATGAAGGCACTGAAGAACTCGCGCGTAACGTTAATATGGGTCATTTTGTGGCAAAAGTTAGGGCGTTTGACCAAGACGTGGGATACAACGGATGGCTTTTGTACTCTATTCATCAAATGACTGATCATACCCTGTTTGGTCTGGATCGATACACGGGTCAGATAAGAACTCTGCGTGCGCTCACTGAAACAGACGAACCTGAACATAAACTTGTGATTCTCGTGAAAGACAATGGGAACATCTCGCTCTCTGCCACTGCGACTTTGACCATCAAATTAGTCGAACCCAAAGAGGCTTTTGCTGCTTCTGACGTCCAGGGCCCAGCCAGCACTGGAGAGGAGAATGACGTGACTTTTTACCTCATCATAACACTGGGGTCCGTTTCAACACTCTTTATCATCAGTATCATTGTGCTGGTTGTCATGCAATGCTCCAAGTCACCAGACTACGGTTCCAAGTACTTGCAAGACACCAATTACGACGGGACACTGTGCCACAGTATTCAATACAGGTCTGGGGATAAACGGTACATGTTAGTTGGGCCCAGGATGAGCATTGGCTCGACTCTTGCTCCAGGTAGTAACGCCAATACACTGATGTTACCAGATAGAAGACGAGTATCTGGAGAGGTAAGATCAttttga
- the LOC134439492 gene encoding protocadherin alpha-3-like, giving the protein MGELWWWLFGIVVLFFCKGSSAQIRYSISEEQKDGAVVGNVAKDLGIDPRVLRERGFRIVSSGGESLFRVNENDGVLHVNGKIDREQVCDKSSACVINLKLVLENPLEIHYIAVEILDINDHIPSFTEKVKKIEIFESALPGVRFQLQPAQDVDAGTNSVQQYRLSQNEHFRIEVKERAAHGKIPFLILQKQLDREAIPNHKLVITASDGGKPPKTGTMEISVDVLDVNDNSPVFTRDAYSASLNENVPAGTTVMRVNATDLDNGTNGEVFYAFSNDVNIKFRELFDIDSATGDIIVKGLIDFEENDAYEIDIQASDKGLAPLTADKSVLITVVDVNDNAPEIEVTSFSSAVPEDARIGTTVALISITDADSGMNGKVVCSLAEDLPFKLTPSLQDNVYSLVTKSLLDRESTSHYDITLRAKDEGEPSLTSEKTITVLVSDVNDNSPEFPVTSYTFYVKENNVPGEPVFSVSASDKDTGDNALVTYQICRDCGDNPFVSYLNINSENGKVYALKSFDFESMKTFHFHVLATDGGTPSLTSNVTVNVFILDENDNAPKILFPMNSNGSAEGVEELPRNVNPAHLVTKVRAYDADVGYNGWLLFSLQEVTDHTLFSLDRYTGQLRTMRSFTETDEAEHKLIIIVKDNGNISLSATATVGIKLVEPKEAFAASDSKSVAQGEDENSITFYLIITLGAVSVLFLVSIIVLVVMQCSKQKDYSSKYLQDAAYDGTLCHSIQYRSGDKRYMLVGPRMSIGSTIVPGSNANTLVVPDRRRTSIEVSKRVTK; this is encoded by the coding sequence ATGGGGGAGCTATGGTGGTGGCTGTTCGGAATCGTTGTATTGTTCTTTTGCAAAGGGAGCTCTGCCCAAATTAGGTACTCAATTTCAGAAGAGCAAAAAGACGGAGCGGTTGTGGGAAACGTTGCAAAGGATTTGGGGATCGATCCACGAGTTTTGAGGGAGCGAGGATTCCGTATCGTGAGCTCAGGAGGAGAATCGCTTTTCCGGGTGAATGAGAACGATGGCGTGCTGCATGTGAATGGCAAAATCGACAGAGAACAGGTCTGCGATAAAAGCAGCGCGTGTGTGATTAACCTTAAATTGGTACTTGAAAATCCCCTGGAAATACATTACATAGCAGTGGAGATTTTGGATATCAATGACCACATACCAAGTTTCACTGAAAAGgtaaagaaaatagaaatattTGAATCAGCTTTGCCTGGAGTGCGGTTTCAGCTACAGCCGGCTCAAGATGTAGATGCAGGCACGAATTCTGTGCAGCAGTACAGGCTTAGTCAGAATGAGCACTTCCGAATTGAAGTAAAAGAGCGTGCTGCTCATGGTAAAATCCCATTTTTAATCTTACAAAAGCAACTAGACAGAGAGGCCATACCAAATCACAAACTAGTCATTACTGCAAGTGATGGAGGGAAGCCTCCCAAGACGGGAACTATGGAGATCAGTGTTGATGTTTTAGATGTTAATGACAACTCGCCAGTGTTTACTAGAGATGCCTACTCTGCCTCTCTCAACGAAAATGTCCCTGCGGGCACCACGGTTATGCGCGTAAACGCAACTGATTTGGATAACGGTACTAATGGCGAAGTGTTCTACGCATTCAGTAATGATGTTAATATTAAATTCCGGGAACTATTCGACATTGATTCCGCTACTGGAGATATAATTGTCAAGGGACTAATTGATTTCGAAGAGAATGATGCTTACGAAATTGATATCCAGGCATCAGATAAGGGGCTTGCTCCTTTGACCGCAGACAAAAGCGTACTAATAACAGTCGTAGATGTGAATGACAATGCGCCAGAGATAGAGGTAACGTCCTTTTCCAGCGCTGTTCCGGAGGATGCCAGAATAGGTACTACTGTTGCTTTGATCAGTATAACTGATGCAGATTCTGGCATGAATGGAAAGGTAGTCTGCTCATTGGCAGAAGACTTGCCATTCAAATTAACCCCATCTTTACAGGACAATGTATATTCCTTAGTTACAAAATCCCTCTTAGACAGAGAGAGCACATCTCACTATGATATTACATTACGCGCCAAAGACGAGGGAGAGCCTTCATTGACCTCCGAGAAAACCATTACAGTATTAGTATCTGATGTGAACGACAACAGCCCTGAGTTTCCAGTAACCTCTTACACGTTTTACGTGAAGGAAAACAATGTTCCAGGGGAGCCTGTGTTTTCTGTGTCAGCTTCCGACAAGGACACAGGTGACAATGCACTGGTCACTTATCAGATTTGCAGAGACTGTGGGGACAACCCATTCGTGTCATATCTAAATATAAATTCGGAAAATGGTAAAGTTTACGCACTTAAAAGTTTCGACTTTGAGAGTATGAAAACGTTTCACTTCCACGTGCTCGCCACAGATGGTGGAACTCCCTCACTAACCAGCAACGTCACTGTAAACGTCTTTATTCTGGATGAAAATGACAACGctccaaagatactgtttcccaTGAACTCCAATGGTTCCGCTGAAGGAGTAGAGGAACTTCCTAGGAATGTAAACCCAGCGCACCTGGTGACCAAAGTGAGGGCCTATGACGCAGACGTGGGCTACAACGGGTGGCTACTCTTTTCACTGCAAGAAGTGACTGACCACACTCTTTTTAGTTTGGACCGGTACACAGGACAATTACGCACCATGAGATCATTTACAGAAACGGACGAGGCCGAACATAAACTAATCATAATAGTCAAAGACAACGGAAACATATCGCTCTCGGCAACAGCAACAGTTGGGATAAAACTTGTAGAGCCCAAGGAAGCTTTTGCGGCATCTGACAGCAAGAGCGTTGCGCAGGGTGAAGATGAAAATAGTATCACGTTTTACCTGATTATCACCCTGGGAGCGGTATCTGTGCTCTTCCTCGTCAGTATAATAGTGCTGGTCGTCATGCAGTGCTCCAAACAGAAAGATTATTCATCAAAGTATTTACAAGACGCAGCGTATGACGGGACATTGTGCCACAGTATTCAGTACAGATCTGGGGACAAGCGGTACATGCTAGTTGGACCTAGAATGAGCATCGGTTCTACGATAGTACCTGGCAGTAACGCCAACACACTCGTTGTTCCGGATAGGAGAAGAACTTCTATAGAGGTAAGCAAACGTGTAACGAAATAA
- the LOC134439494 gene encoding protocadherin alpha-3-like yields the protein MEQRGRRSWLKSLQWLVFCFVFLFRSESLGQIRYSISEEQEDGAVVGNIAKDLGVDLRTMKERQFRIVSSSGESPFRVDEKNGMLHVDGKIDREQVCDRSSVCLINLKTVLENPLEIHYVEVEIVDINDHAPTFIESERRLEITESAQRGARFQLQQARDPDGGVNSVQQYKLSDNDHFRLEVKERGKDGKIPILVLQKALDRETRPTYRLVLTAIDGGKPPKSGTVNIIVDVLDVNDNAPLFTEDVYSVTLEENAPIGSTVVKVNATDLDEGSNGEVIYSFGNEVTGKLRDLFDLNSISGEITVKGHIDFEENDVYEVDIQASDKATSPLTTDKTVTIKIIDVNDNTPEIEVTSFSKAIQEDSRPGTTVALISVTDLDSGVNGKVVCSVKGELPFKLMPSVKHNMYALVTSSLLDRETVSQYDVPLTATDSGNPPLSSMKTITVMVADVNDNSPVFTINPYTFYVVENNVPGEAVFSITASDRDIDENGIIRYQICRQCDEESKYTSFLNMNAESGEVYALKSFDYETVKTFQFHVLARDDGKPPRESNVTVHVYVLDQNDNPPVILYPVSSNGSYEGTEELARNVNMGHFVAKVRAFDQDVGYNGWLLYSIQQMTDHTLFGLDRYTGQIRTLRAFTETDEPEHKLVILVKDNGNISLSATATLTIKLVEPKEAFAASDVQGPDSTGDENDVTFYLIITLGSVSALFLISIIVLVVMQCSKSPDYGSKYLQDTNYDGTLCHSIQYRSGDKRYMLVGPRMSIGSTLAPGSNANTLMLPDRRRASGEVRSIFTTTNYFGL from the coding sequence ATGGAACAAAGAGGGCGTCGGTCGTGGCTCAAGTCATTGCAGTGGCTTGTCTTCTGTTTCGTCTTTTTGTTCCGGAGTGAGTCTTTGGGGCAAATACGCTATTCCATTTCGGAGGAACAAGAGGATGGCGCGGTCGTGGGAAATATTGCAAAGGATTTAGGAGTGGACTTGAGAACAATGAAGGAAAGACAATTTCGTATCGTGTCGAGCTCGGGTGAATCTCCTTTCCGAGTGGATGAGAAAAACGGGATGCTGCATGTGGATGGAAAAATAGACAGAGAGCAGGTTTGCGACCGAAGCAGcgtgtgtttgataaacctgaaAACCGTTTTGGAAAATCCTCTCGAGATCCATTATGTCGAGGTAGAAATTGTAGACATTAATGACCATGCGCCCACTTTTATAGAATCCGAGAGACGTTTAGAGATAACAGAGTCTGCCCAACGTGGGGCGCGTTTCCAGCTTCAGCAAGCTCGTGATCCAGACGGCGGGGTAAATTCTGTTCAGCAGTATAAACTCAGCGACAATGATCATTTCCGTTTAGAGGTGAAGGAGCGTGGTAAAGACGGTAAAATCCCAATTCTAGTTTTACAAAAAGCTTTAGATAGAGAGACAAGACCTACATATAGACTGGTACTAACAGCTATAGATGGAGGTAAACCACCAAAGTCCGGTACTGTCAATATAATAGTCGATGTACTTGATGTAAATGATAACGCGCCCTTATTCACAGAGGATGTGTATTCAGTGACATTGGAAGAAAATGCACCCATAGGATCCACGGTGGTAAAAGTAAATGCCACTGATTTGGACGAGGGATCAAATGGAGAAGTTATCTACTCATTTGGAAATGAGGTGACTGGCAAATTACGCGACCTTTTTGATTTAAACTCGATCAGCGGAGAAATTACTGTAAAGGGGCATATAGACTTTGAGGAAAATGATGTATACGAGGTTGATATACAGGCGTCAGATAAAGCAACCTCACCTTTAACCACAGATAAAACTGTCACTATAAAAATTATTGACGTAAATGACAACACACCTGAGATTGAGGTAACATCTTTTTCCAAAGCTATCCAAGAGGATTCTAGACCTGGTACTACAGTTGCACTTATAAGCGTAACTGACTTAGATTCTGGTGTTAATGGCAAAGTTGTTTGTTCTGTAAAAGGTGAGTTGCCTTTTAAATTAATGCCATCTGTAAAACACAACATGTATGCTTTAGTCACGTCATCCCTTTTGGATAGAGAAACTGTGTCCCAATATGACGTTCCTTTAACTGCTACAGACTCTGGAaatcctccactgtcatccatgaAAACAATAACAGTGATGGTGGCTGATGTGAATGACAACAGTCCTGTTTTTACTATAAACCCTTATACATTTTACGTGGTGGAGAACAACGTTCCAGGAGAGGCCGTATTTTCCATCACTGCTTCTGATAGAGATATAGATGAAAACGGAATCATTCGCTATCAGATATGTCGACAGTGTGATGAAGAAAGCAAATATACATCCTTTTTGAATATGAATGCTGAAAGTGGAGAAGTTTACGCACTTAAAAGCTTTGACTATGAAACTGTGAAAACTTTCCAGTTCCACGTGTTGGCAAGGGATGATGGAAAGCCACCTCGCGAGAGCAATGTCACAGTGCACGTGTACGTTTTAGACCAAAATGACAATCCACCGGTCATTCTGTATCCAGTCAGCTCAAACGGCTCTTATGAAGGTACAGAAGAACTTGCGCGTAACGTTAACATGGGTCATTTTGTGGCAAAAGTCAGGGCGTTTGACCAAGACGTGGGATACAACGGATGGCTGTTATATTCCATTCAACAAATGACTGATCACACCCTGTTTGGTCTGGATCGATACACGGGACAGATCAGAACTCTTCGAGCGTTCACTGAAACCGACGAACCTGAACATAAACTTGTGATTCTCGTGAAAGACAATGGAAACATTTCGCTGTCCGCCACTGCGACTTTGACTATCAAATTAGTAGAACCCAAAGAGGCTTTTGCTGCTTCTGACGTCCAGGGCCCAGATAGCACTGGAGATGAGAATGACGTGACTTTTTACCTCATCATAACACTGGGGTCTGTTTCAGCCCTCTTTCTCATCAGTATCATTGTGCTGGTTGTCATGCAATGCTCCAAGTCACCAGACTATGGTTCCAAGTACTTGCAGGACACCAATTACGACGGGACACTGTGCCACAGTATTCAATACAGGTCTGGGGATAAACGCTATATGTTAGTTGGGCCCAGAATGAGTATTGGCTCGACTCTTGCTCCAGGTAGTAACGCCAATACACTGATGTTGCCAGATAGAAGACGAGCGTCTGGAGAGGTAAGATCAATTTTTACAACAACAAACTATTTTGGCCTCTAA
- the LOC134439495 gene encoding protocadherin alpha-3-like codes for MEKRGRRSWLKSLQWLVFCFVFLFRSESLGQIRYSISEEQEDGAAVGNIAKDLGVDLRAMKERQFRIVSSSGESLFRVDENGVLHVDGKIDREQVCDRSSVCLINLKTVLENPLEIHYVEVEIVDINDHAPTFLESEKRLEISESAQRGARFQLQQARDPDGGINSVQLYKLSDNDHFRLEVKDRGKDGKIPVLVLQKPLDRETSPVYKLVLTAFDGGKPVKTGTVNIIIDVIDVNDNAPFFTEDVYSVTLEENAPIGSTVIQVNATDLDEGLNGEVIYSFGNEVNSKLRELFDLNSVSGEITVRGHIDFEENDIYQVDIQASDKAIASLTTDKTVTIKIVDVNDNTPEIEVTSFSKAIQEDSRPGTTVALISVTDLDSGVNGKVICSVKGDLPFKLMPSLKHNMYALVTSSLLDREDVSQYDVPLKATDSGSPPLSSMKTITVMVADVNDNSPVFSLNPYTFYVAENNVPGDAMFSITASDRDVDENGIIRYQICRQCEEESKYTSFLNINAESGEVYALKSFDYETVKTFQFHVLARDDGKPPRESNVTVHVYVLDQNDNPPVILYPVSSNGSYEGTEELARNVNMGHFVTKVRAFDQDVGYNGWLLYSIHQMTDHTLFGLDRYTGQIRTLRALTETDEPEHKLLILVKDNGNISLSATATLTIKLVEPKEAFAASDVQGPDSTGEENDVTFYLIITLGSVSALFLISIIVLVVMQCSKSPDYGSKYLQDTNYDGTLCHSIQYRSGDKRYMLVGPRMSIGSTLAPGSNANTLMLPDRRRASGELGGKTQRFLVLPIARVKANWLGYYTIASLS; via the exons ATGGAAAAAAGAGGGCGTCGGTCGTGGCTCAAGTCACTGCAGTGGCTTGTCTTCTGTTTCGTCTTTTTGTTCCGGAGTGAGTCTTTGGGGCAAATACGATATTCCATTTCGGAAGAACAAGAGGATGGCGCGGCCGTGGGGAACATCGCCAAGGATTTAGGAGTGGATCTGAGGGCAATGAAGGAGAGGCAATTCCGTATCGTTTCAAGCTCGGGCGAATCTCTTTTCCGTGTGGACGAGAACGGGGTGCTGCATGTGGATGGGAAAATAGACAGAGAGCAGGTTTGCGACCGAAGCAGCGTGTGTTTGATTAACCTGAAAACCGTTTTGGAAAATCCTCTAGAGATCCATTACGTTGAAGTAGAGATTGTAGACATAAATGACCATGCCCCGACCTTTCTAGAATCAGAGAAACGTTTAGAGATATCAGAGTCTGCACAACGTGGGGCGCGTTTTCAGCTTCAGCAAGCTCGTGATCCAGACGGGGGCATTAATTCTGTTCAGCTTTATAAACTCAGCGACAATGACCACTTCCGTTTAGAGGTGAAAGATCGTGGCAAAGATGGCAAAATCCCAGTTCTGGTCTTACAAAAGCCTTTAGACAGAGAGACAAGTCCAGTCTATAAATTAGTACTTACAGCTTTTGATGGAGGGAAACCAGTAAAAACGGGCACTGTTAACATTATCATTGATGTGATCGATGTAAATGATAACGCACCCTTTTTCACGGAGGATGTATACTCAGTGACATTAGAAGAAAATGCACCTATTGGATCAACAGTGATACAAGTAAATGCAACCGATTTAGATGAAGGTCTCAATGGAGAAGTTATTTACTCATTTGGAAATGAAGTAAATAGCAAATTACGCGAGCTTTTTGATTTGAATTCAGTCAGTGGAGAAATTACTGTAAGGGGACATATTGACTTTGAGGAAAATGATATTTACCAGGTAGATATACAGGCGTCAGATAAAGCAATCGCATCTTTAACCACTGATAAAACTGTAACTATAAAAATCGTTGACGTCAATGACAACACACCTGAGATTGAGGTAACGTCTTTTTCAAAAGCTATTCAAGAAGATTCTAGACCTGGAACTACAGTTGCACTCATCAGTGTTACTGACTTAGATTCTGGGGTTAATGGTAAAGTGATTTGTTCTGTAAAAGGCGATTTGCCTTTTAAATTAATGCCATCCTTAAAACACAACATGTATGCTTTAGTAACATCATCCCTTTTGGATAGAGAAGATGTGTCCCAATATGACGTTCCTTTAAAAGCCACAGACTCTGGCAGCCCTCCATTGTCATCCATGAAAACAATAACAGTTATGGTGGCTGATGTCAATGACAACAGTCCTGTGTTTTCCCTAAATCCATATACGTTTTACGTGGCAGAAAACAACGTTCCAGGAGATGCCATGTTTTCCATTACTGCTTCTGATAGAGATGTAGATGAAAACGGAATCATACGCTATCAGATATGCCGCCAGTGTGAAGAAGAAAGCAAATACACCTCCTTTTTGAATATCAATGCTGAAAGTGGAGAAGTTTACGCGCTTAAAAGCTTTGACTATGAAACTGTGAAAACTTTCCAGTTCCACGTGTTGGCAAGGGATGATGGAAAGCCACCTCGTGAAAGCAATGTCACAGTGCACGTGTACGTTTTAGATCAAAATGACAACCCGCCTGTCATTCTGTATCCCGTCAGCTCAAACGGCTCCTATGAAGGCACAGAAGAACTTGCGCGTAACGTTAACATGGGTCATTTTGTGACAAAAGTCAGGGCGTTTGACCAAGACGTGGGATACAACGGATGGCTGTTGTACTCTATTCACCAAATGACTGATCACACCCTGTTTGGTCTGGATCGATACACGGGTCAGATAAGAACTCTGCGTGCGCTCACTGAAACAGACGAACCTGAACATAAACTTTTAATTCTCGTAAAAGACAATGGGAACATCTCGCTCTCAGCCACTGCGACTTTGACTATCAAATTAGTAGAACCCAAAGAGGCTTTTGCTGCTTCTGACGTCCAGGGCCCAGATAGCACTGGAGAGGAGAATGACGTGACATTTTATCTCATCATAACGCTGGGGTCCGTGTCCGCACTCTTTCTCATCAGTATCATTGTGCTGGTCGTCATGCAATGCTCCAAGTCACCAGACTATGGCTCCAAGTACTTGCAGGACACCAATTACGACGGCACCCTGTGCCACAGTATTCAGTACAGATCTGGAGACAAGAGGTACATGCTGGTTGGACCCAGGATGAGTATTGGCTCGACTCTTGCTCCAGGTAGTAACGCCAATACACTGATGTTGCCAGATAGAAGACGAGCGTCTGGAGAG CTTGGCGGAAAAACGCAAAGGTTTTTGGTCCTGCCCATCGCAAGGGTAAAAGCAAACTGGCTTGGCTACTACACTATCgcatcactgtcttga